The genomic stretch TAACAGGATGTCAAAATAAGCCAATTATTAACGGTATCGAAGGGAAAATAAAAAGAGTGGTTAGCGCTCAAACGATCGAGGTAATAATAGAGAATAAATCTTATCAACTTAGATTAGCAGGATTAGATATTCCTAGTACTCAACCACAAGTCAAAGAAACACAAGAGGCTAAACAATTTTTAATTAACTTTTTCACCCTCAATAATACTATTCCCCTTAATACGTCTATTGTGATGTTAGAAACTGATTTACAAGTTAAAGATAAATTCGATCGTCTTAGTGGTTATGTATGGTATAACGATCGATTAGTAAACCAAGAATTACTCACAGAAGGATATGCCATCGTTAATTTAACTTATACTGATGGTAAGTACGATCGGGTTTTAATTGATGCACAACACTACGCTCGTATCATGGAAAAAGGAATTTGGAATGTAGAATTGAGTATGAACAATAGAGAAAAAACAATTAATTTCTAATTTCTAATTAACTATGAACTATCAGACGGAAATCTCAAAACTTCTTGATGTTGCACTATTAGCCGCTCAGGCAGGGGGTAATGTATTACAAAGCTATTGGGGAAGACAACTTAATATCAGACAAAAAGGTAGGGCAGGAGATTTAATTACAGAAGTAGATCAAAAAGCCGAAAAAGAAATACTTACTGTTATCGATCGACACTTTCCTGATCATAGTATCTTAGCAGAAGAATCAGGTATTTTGGGAACATCAGATAGTGAATATTTATGGGTAATTGATCCTCTGGATGGTACTACGAATTACGCTCATGGTTATCCCCAAGCGTCAGTATCTATAGGTTTGCTAGTGTCAGGAATACCGAAAGTGGGTGTTGTCTATAATCCCATGCACAATGAATTATGGAGTGCCGCCCAAGGATTAGGGGCAACTCTTAATCATATTCCGATAAAAGTTTCCACTACAGATAACTTAGCTGATAGTCTTTTGGTAACAGGTTTTGCATACGATCGTCGGGAAGTAGAGGATAATAATTATGCAGAGTTTTGTTATCTTACCCATTTGACTCAAGGAGTGAGACGTGGAGGTAGTGCATCTCTGGATTTGTGTCATGTGGCGGGAGGAAGACTAGATGGTTATTGGGAAAGAGGATTAAAACCTTGGGATTTATTAGCAGGAGTTGTGATTCTTCAAGAAGCAGGAGGACAAATATCAGCATATAATGATACTCAGTTTGATCTCTATAGTGGGAGAATTTTGGCTACCAATGGTCATATACATTCTGCTTTGAGTAAAGCCTTACTTAATACTCCTCATTCGTCAAAATTTTCTTTTTTGGAGTATTAAAATATTAAACAAATAATTGTAGAAAAAATATCGTCATTAAATTAATGGCATTTTATAGTAAATATTCAGTATATTGTAATAATTATTGGAGAGTATCAGTATGATGATTTCTGACTTAAAACATGGTTTATTCAAATACGATGTAAAAGATTATTATGCCATTTTAGGAGTTCCTATTTCTGCTAGTCCGAAAGATGTTAGACTACGGTATCTTAAAATTGCTTATCAGCTTCATCCTGACACTAATCGGGCTGAAACGGAAGCAGAAAAACAAAAAGCTAGTATGATTCTTTCAAAGTTAGTTAATCCAGCTTATGAAAATTTATATAAGGATAATTTACGCAAAGAATGCCAATTAATTTTCTCAGAAATTGGTCGTAGATTAGCCTCAGATCAATATAAAATTACAATTGGTAGTGATACAGCAAAAAAATTATTACAAGAAGAAAGAAATTTAGATAAAGTATATCTGGAAACCTTGGAAAAATTGGCTCCAGAACAATATCATGATTTAGATAAATTATCCATAAAAATTGCTCTAATTAGTGAACTAAATATGGTTTATTTGATGCGTCAAAAAAATCCCAATTTTAAAAGTGCCTCTAGTCAACCGCAAATTGTGGTTAGTGAAGCAGGTATCAGTCAATCTTCAGGAAAGAATGTTCCTGTGATGAATACCAATAATCCCCCAGTGTCCGATAACCCACCACCGAAAGCCACTGTTTCTCGTATTGATAAGTTAATTGCCAGTGCCAAGCAACACTTAGAAAATGGTAATTATGAGCAAGGTATTCTTGATTTGAGGGAAGCCGTTAAAATTGATGCTAGTAGTAGTACTGTTCATGCCTTACTAGGATCTCTATATATGAAACAGAATAATCTTGTTTATGCACGTATTCATATTAACAAGGCTATAGCGCTTAATAGTAATGATTCGATCGCACTTCAGGCACAAAAAGAACTTAAGGAAATAGAGAAAAAAGAAAAGTCTGCACCCGAAAGTACTGTAAAATCAACTAAAGAAGTTAAAGGAAGTAAACCTACCGATAAGGGAAAAGAGAAATCTAAAGATGGTAAAGGGAAAAAAGAGCCGCCCAAAATTTTTGGTATTCCTTTATGGTAGGATTAACGATGATCCGTAATCGATAATGAAAATCACGATTCGAGTATGATTCATCAAGCACCCGCAGGCGCAAGAGATTTATTACCCCTAGAAGTCGCTCAAAAAAGTTGGATAAATGATTGTCTTCAACAAGTATTCCAACGTTGGGGATATAAAAGAATTGTAACATCTACTATTGAATGGGTTGATACTCTCATGGCTGGAGGAGCGATCGACCCTTCTACTGTAATACAGTTACAAAATACCACAGAAGGAAGACTAGGATTAAGACCAGAATTAACGGCTTCTATTGCGAGGGCGGCGGTAAATCGTCTCACAAACCACACGATTCAAAGACTTTGTTATCGAGCTAATGTTTTTCGTAATCCTCCAGAAGGACATCATGGAAGACAATTAGAGTTTTATCAAGCAGGAATCGAATTATTATTTACCGATGGGGTTTTAGCCGATGCAGAAATTTTGCTATTGTTAGCAGATTGTTTGCAATGTTTAGGAATTCAATCTTGGCAACTACTCTTAGGAGATGCTGGTTTAACTAGATCTTTATTACAGATTTTTCCTGATAATTTACAACCAGAAATTTTAAAATGTATCGCTAATCTCGATCGAGTTACCTTAGAAAATTTACCCTTATCACCTGATTTAAAATCGAAAGCTTTACAGATTTTTGACTTAAGGGGAAACCCTTTAGAAGTATTAGAAAAAGTTACTGAATTAGATTTAGATGAAAAAGGATTTTTTGCCGTTAATCATCTTAAATCCTTGATTGATTTAGTTAACTATAATAGTGAGCAAAAATTGCCAATAATTTTAGATTTAAGTCTAATACAAACCTTTGATTATTATACAGGAATAACATTTTCTGCCATCAGTTTAAAACAAAATAAACCTTATGTATTAGGACAAGGTGGACGTTATAATCAATTGTTAAGTCTTTATCATCCTGAGAAACAATCCTCTCCCGGTATTGGTTTTTCATTTAATATAGAAGACCTACATAGTTGCTTATTAAACACTCCTAATTTACCCCAAAAAACTCCTCCTAGTGACTGGTTAATTATTCCCGAAAATCCATCTTGTGTAAAACAGGCTTTTAGTTACGCTCAAAAATTGAGAAACAGTAAAAATCTCACTAGAGTCGAAATTGATTTAGAGTTTCGCAGTAAAGAAGATATTAGGAAATATACACAAAATGAGGGTATTTTAAACGTAGCTTGGATTGATGAAAATGGGAATGATTCGATCGAATTAGGATTTTAATTTATCAAAAAAAATTACATTACATTAATCTATGGCAAAATTATCTGTAGAATTAAATCTTTATTTTTT from Geminocystis sp. NIES-3709 encodes the following:
- a CDS encoding DnaJ domain-containing protein — protein: MMISDLKHGLFKYDVKDYYAILGVPISASPKDVRLRYLKIAYQLHPDTNRAETEAEKQKASMILSKLVNPAYENLYKDNLRKECQLIFSEIGRRLASDQYKITIGSDTAKKLLQEERNLDKVYLETLEKLAPEQYHDLDKLSIKIALISELNMVYLMRQKNPNFKSASSQPQIVVSEAGISQSSGKNVPVMNTNNPPVSDNPPPKATVSRIDKLIASAKQHLENGNYEQGILDLREAVKIDASSSTVHALLGSLYMKQNNLVYARIHINKAIALNSNDSIALQAQKELKEIEKKEKSAPESTVKSTKEVKGSKPTDKGKEKSKDGKGKKEPPKIFGIPLW
- a CDS encoding ATP phosphoribosyltransferase regulatory subunit, which translates into the protein MIHQAPAGARDLLPLEVAQKSWINDCLQQVFQRWGYKRIVTSTIEWVDTLMAGGAIDPSTVIQLQNTTEGRLGLRPELTASIARAAVNRLTNHTIQRLCYRANVFRNPPEGHHGRQLEFYQAGIELLFTDGVLADAEILLLLADCLQCLGIQSWQLLLGDAGLTRSLLQIFPDNLQPEILKCIANLDRVTLENLPLSPDLKSKALQIFDLRGNPLEVLEKVTELDLDEKGFFAVNHLKSLIDLVNYNSEQKLPIILDLSLIQTFDYYTGITFSAISLKQNKPYVLGQGGRYNQLLSLYHPEKQSSPGIGFSFNIEDLHSCLLNTPNLPQKTPPSDWLIIPENPSCVKQAFSYAQKLRNSKNLTRVEIDLEFRSKEDIRKYTQNEGILNVAWIDENGNDSIELGF
- a CDS encoding thermonuclease family protein produces the protein MLNHKLLTSGLLIIFFCLCFGVTGCQNKPIINGIEGKIKRVVSAQTIEVIIENKSYQLRLAGLDIPSTQPQVKETQEAKQFLINFFTLNNTIPLNTSIVMLETDLQVKDKFDRLSGYVWYNDRLVNQELLTEGYAIVNLTYTDGKYDRVLIDAQHYARIMEKGIWNVELSMNNREKTINF
- a CDS encoding inositol monophosphatase family protein encodes the protein MNYQTEISKLLDVALLAAQAGGNVLQSYWGRQLNIRQKGRAGDLITEVDQKAEKEILTVIDRHFPDHSILAEESGILGTSDSEYLWVIDPLDGTTNYAHGYPQASVSIGLLVSGIPKVGVVYNPMHNELWSAAQGLGATLNHIPIKVSTTDNLADSLLVTGFAYDRREVEDNNYAEFCYLTHLTQGVRRGGSASLDLCHVAGGRLDGYWERGLKPWDLLAGVVILQEAGGQISAYNDTQFDLYSGRILATNGHIHSALSKALLNTPHSSKFSFLEY